A single candidate division SR1 bacterium Aalborg_AAW-1 DNA region contains:
- the der gene encoding GTPase Der, with product MQKIGLIGSPNAGKSTLFNRLIGTYRAIITDIAGTTRDIIGHETILDGIGKVEVLDSPGLDVNENELPYIERIINESDTIIMVVDHKAGLNSKDEEMISMVRRAGKISQMIVFINKLDKKPNENQMALISSEYSHWGIDHLVFGSAHHGKTGDLMRLLYTMLGTQEQYIQEELDEESDEQHQEWNEGEFGNEEFELEDEELLLDQEENHYVKAGKIPIAIIGRPNVGKSTFLNKVSHKELSKVSDIPGTTLDYISSELTIQDQDYVLYDTAGIRRKGSIHGLEKIAFEKTYGMLKYYQPIVLFLISGDEGVTKTDRALMTHILDLHLPTLVVINKIDTLNNLQKEKLLTAVREHFGHQDRLFTVGISAKTGVNIEKIRPIVQDLRARSHVTLTTGQLNKMISKGFLEKPPTFPHNKAVKVYYTTQVKTYPPIFMSFINKKTHVTQAFKNWLETIVRKAGNYGGIPLHFIFKDKKMDEEGYAKHLEKRKQAIRARLKRTPKEKIAIRKEREEKKKKGK from the coding sequence ATGCAAAAAATTTGACTTATAGGATCCCCAAATGCAGGGAAATCAACACTCTTCAATAGACTGATCGGAACCTATCGTGCTATTATTACTGATATCGCTGGTACAACAAGAGATATTATAGGGCACGAGACGATATTAGATGGAATTGGGAAAGTAGAAGTCCTCGATAGTCCAGGTCTGGATGTCAATGAGAATGAATTACCCTATATAGAACGTATTATCAATGAATCTGATACTATTATTATGGTGGTAGATCATAAAGCAGGACTCAACTCCAAAGATGAAGAAATGATCTCCATGGTTCGCCGTGCTGGGAAGATCAGTCAGATGATCGTTTTTATCAACAAATTAGATAAGAAACCGAATGAAAATCAAATGGCTCTTATCAGTAGTGAATATAGTCACTGGGGTATTGATCATCTTGTTTTTGGAAGTGCTCATCATGGCAAAACAGGTGATCTTATGCGTCTCCTCTATACGATGCTTGGAACTCAAGAACAGTATATTCAAGAAGAACTTGATGAAGAAAGCGATGAACAACATCAAGAATGGAATGAAGGTGAATTTTGAAATGAAGAGTTTGAGCTAGAAGACGAAGAGCTATTGTTAGACCAAGAAGAAAATCATTATGTTAAAGCTGGTAAAATACCTATTGCAATCATTGGACGTCCTAATGTAGGAAAATCAACTTTTTTGAATAAAGTATCTCATAAAGAGCTCTCGAAAGTCTCTGATATACCCGGTACAACATTAGATTATATTTCATCAGAACTTACCATACAAGATCAAGATTATGTCCTCTATGACACCGCCGGAATTAGAAGAAAAGGGAGTATTCATGGACTAGAAAAGATTGCATTTGAAAAAACTTATGGGATGCTAAAGTATTATCAACCTATTGTTCTGTTCCTGATTAGTGGTGATGAAGGAGTAACCAAGACTGATCGTGCACTTATGACTCATATTCTTGATCTTCATCTTCCCACACTTGTTGTTATCAATAAGATAGACACCCTCAACAATCTCCAAAAAGAGAAACTTCTGACTGCAGTGAGAGAACATTTTGGACATCAAGATCGTCTCTTTACGGTCGGTATTAGTGCCAAAACCTGAGTCAATATAGAAAAAATACGACCTATAGTTCAAGATCTCCGAGCACGTAGTCATGTCACTCTCACTACCGGACAACTCAACAAAATGATCTCAAAAGGATTCTTGGAAAAACCACCAACATTCCCACATAATAAAGCTGTAAAAGTCTACTACACCACACAAGTAAAAACCTACCCACCAATCTTTATGTCTTTTATTAATAAAAAAACTCACGTCACCCAAGCCTTCAAAAATTGGCTAGAAACTATCGTCAGAAAAGCTGGTAACTATGGCGGTATACCACTTCACTTCATCTTCAAAGACAAGAAGATGGACGAAGAAGGATATGCAAAGCACTTAGAGAAGAGAAAACAAGCGATCAGAGCAAGACTCAAACGCACGCCAAAAGAAAAAATAGCAATTAGAAAAGAAAGAGAAGAAAAGAAAAAGAAAGGGAAATAG
- a CDS encoding Phosphoribosyl-ATP pyrophosphohydrolase: MQEPQGLTMVSEFHTLFDAPILDTPQIPTQRAQLRVNLLEEELNELKQAIADGDLVEVADAFADLQYVLSGAILEFGLGDRFADIFAEVQRSNISKACSTPEEAQATVEHYKTTKGFDAHIVAKGDQYLVYRTEDNKVLKSINYSPANIKKFL, encoded by the coding sequence ATGCAAGAACCACAAGGACTAACAATGGTATCAGAATTTCATACTCTTTTTGATGCACCAATTTTAGATACTCCACAGATACCAACACAAAGAGCACAATTAAGAGTCAATCTTCTTGAAGAAGAACTCAATGAACTCAAACAAGCGATCGCTGATGGAGATCTTGTAGAAGTTGCTGATGCTTTCGCTGATCTTCAATATGTTCTGTCTGGAGCTATACTTGAATTTGGTCTGGGAGATCGTTTTGCAGATATTTTTGCAGAAGTACAAAGATCAAATATATCTAAAGCATGTTCTACACCAGAAGAAGCACAAGCAACAGTCGAACATTACAAAACAACCAAATGATTTGATGCTCATATCGTAGCTAAGTGAGATCAATACCTAGTATACAGAACTGAAGACAATAAAGTTCTGAAATCTATCAACTATAGTCCTGCTAATATTAAAAAGTTTTTGTAA
- the dfrA gene encoding Dihydrofolate reductase yields MLVLISAMSQNRVIGTNNQLPWHISADLQRFKKITSGHIVVMGRKTYESIGELLPHRENHIISSTLHNSDLVGIAEGTSGKIFDSLKAWKERYNNHNYETVYIIGGGTLYEALLPDADRIELTLIDGNINGDVYFPEFEDTFKLTESESHSDGTYSFQFLRYEKI; encoded by the coding sequence ATGCTTGTCCTAATCAGCGCTATGTCCCAAAATCGTGTCATTGGTACGAATAATCAACTACCATGGCATATTTCTGCTGATTTACAAAGATTTAAAAAAATTACTTCCTGACACATTGTCGTTATGGGTCGTAAAACATATGAATCTATAGGGGAATTACTTCCTCACAGAGAAAATCATATTATTTCATCCACACTACACAATAGTGATTTGGTAGGAATTGCAGAATGAACTTCTGGGAAAATTTTTGATTCATTGAAAGCATGGAAAGAACGATATAATAATCATAACTACGAAACTGTATATATCATAGGAGGTGGAACACTATATGAAGCGTTACTTCCTGATGCAGATCGTATAGAACTTACATTGATAGATGGAAATATAAACGGAGATGTTTATTTCCCTGAATTTGAAGATACCTTTAAACTTACTGAGAGTGAATCTCATAGTGATGGAACGTATTCATTTCAATTCTTAAGATATGAAAAGATATAA
- the ruvA gene encoding Holliday junction ATP-dependent DNA helicase RuvA, which produces MFHLITGNVITDHGTYIINNLIGIQVTYNGKEEQGSYFLYPIIDDHAKTIKYYAFDTASQKESFSSVLKISGIGPKTAYEIARADQVKLMNAIDTFDVAFFQTIPGIGPKTAKKILVELKSSFSEQDIIKINADDKLVKNIVKTLSAMGYDKNKVMTTLATYKDEISQETLSLVLQWLIQNMK; this is translated from the coding sequence ATGTTTCATCTCATTACAGGAAACGTCATTACTGACCATGGAACTTATATTATCAATAACCTGATTGGGATACAAGTTACCTATAACGGGAAAGAAGAGCAGGGGAGTTATTTCCTCTATCCTATCATCGATGATCACGCCAAGACCATCAAATACTATGCTTTCGATACAGCGAGTCAGAAAGAATCTTTTTCATCAGTATTAAAAATATCAGGCATCTGACCGAAAACAGCGTATGAGATAGCGCGAGCCGATCAGGTAAAACTCATGAATGCGATAGATACCTTTGATGTAGCATTTTTTCAGACTATCCCAGGAATTGGACCGAAAACAGCGAAAAAAATACTTGTAGAACTGAAATCATCATTTTCAGAACAGGATATTATTAAGATTAATGCCGATGATAAATTAGTAAAAAACATCGTAAAAACACTTTCTGCAATGGGATATGACAAAAACAAAGTCATGACAACACTCGCTACCTATAAAGACGAAATCTCACAAGAAACCTTATCTCTTGTCCTGCAATGGTTGATTCAAAATATGAAATAA
- a CDS encoding Tetratricopeptide repeat protein, protein MGFLADSQNDLVNAYIQEGKYDDAIEYINTLLAKDPTNDELLLMIADIQYKKGEINKASKAVDFLNANTDNKDPMGLYVKGVLEMEKNHRKQARDFLLKAMEKLDKDNHEIMRCYALSEYWYGNREKGLYHLERAHDLHRYDAEIIYNMVELYLLEKKYRKAEELIQFFYNNKEDLEIYDKKLAFYESKMKIFSAYITTYNTKKKIS, encoded by the coding sequence ATGTGATTTCTTGCAGATTCTCAAAATGATCTTGTCAATGCATATATCCAAGAAGGAAAGTATGATGACGCTATTGAGTATATTAATACTCTCCTTGCTAAGGATCCTACTAATGATGAACTTCTTCTTATGATTGCTGATATTCAGTATAAAAAAGGAGAAATTAATAAAGCATCAAAAGCTGTAGATTTTCTCAATGCTAATACTGATAATAAAGATCCTATGGGACTGTATGTGAAGGGTGTCCTTGAAATGGAAAAAAATCATCGAAAACAGGCGAGAGATTTTTTGCTTAAGGCAATGGAAAAACTCGATAAAGACAATCATGAAATTATGAGATGTTATGCCCTTTCTGAATATTGGTATGGTAATAGAGAAAAATGACTGTATCATCTAGAACGTGCACATGATCTTCATAGATATGATGCTGAAATTATTTATAATATGGTAGAACTCTATCTTTTAGAAAAAAAATATCGTAAAGCGGAGGAATTAATCCAGTTTTTCTATAATAATAAAGAAGATCTTGAAATATATGACAAAAAACTTGCCTTTTATGAAAGTAAAATGAAGATTTTCTCTGCATATATTACAACCTATAATACCAAGAAAAAAATATCATAA